The Solanum lycopersicum chromosome 9, SLM_r2.1 genome window below encodes:
- the LOC101244898 gene encoding uncharacterized protein: MAVKLQFNCTNNMAEYEACILGLKMAIDMIVHELLVIGDSDLLIHQNKLVNALTTIGSMIKHPNIDYIDPLDIELKEHSVHCSHVEAEPNGFPWYFYIKRRTPDLGLLRCVDAIELRIEQIQSGVYGTHMNGLTLARNILRAGYFLMTKVNDYCMFVQKCQVHGDLIRVPPHKLNAMSSPWTFVAWGMDVIGPIDPTASNGQRFILVAIDYFTKWVEAASYKSVTKKVVVDFIQNNLICRFRVPESIMNGNGANLNSHLMRDICEQFKITHRNSTAYRPQMNGPVEAANKNIKKILRKMIENHRGWHEMLPYALLGYRTTVRTLTGATSYLMVYGTEAVIPDEWVRKRIDQLTLIDEKRMVFIFHGQLYR, from the exons ATGGCGGTTAAGCTCCAATTTAATTGCACGAACAACATGGCAGAATATGAAGCTTGTATCCTCGGTTTGAAAATGGCCATTGACATGATTGTCCACGAGCTATTGGTTATTGGAGACTCAGATTTGTTGATTCATCAG AATAAGTTGGTTAATGCTCTCACCACCATCGGTTCTATGATTAAGCATCCAAATATTGATTATATCGATCCTCTggatatagagttgaaagaacatTCGGTCCATTGTTCACACGTTGAAGCAGAACCAAATGGTTTTCCATggtatttttatataaagag AAGGACTCCGGATTTGGGTCTTCTTAGATGTGTCGATGCTATTGAACTGCGAATTGAACAAATTCAATCTGGAGTATATGGTACACATATGAATGGTCTCACTTTGGCAAGAAATATCCTTCGAGCCGGTTATTTCTTGATGACTAAGGTGAATGACTATTGCATGTTTGTGCagaaatgtcaagtgcacggtgaTTTAATTCGAGTACCACCTCACAAACtcaatgctatgagttcaccttggacatttgtagcttggggaatggatgttATTGGTCCGATAGATCCAACTGCTTCTAATGGACAAAGATttattttggttgccattgacTATTTCAcgaagtgggtggaagcagcttCATACAAGTCGGTAACAAAGAAagttgtggttgattttattcaaaataatctGATATGCAGGTTCAGAGTACCAGAGTCGATCATGAATGGTAATGGTGCAAATCTCAATAGTCACTTGATGagagatatatgtgagcaatttaAGATCACTCATAGAAACTCAACCGCTTATCGTCCTCAAATGAATGGGCCTGTAGAAGCCGccaataaaaatatcaagaagattctgaggaaaatgattgagaATCACCGAGGTTGGCATGAGATGTTGCCATATGCTTTATTGGGTTACCGAACGACTGTTAGAACATTGACTGGAGCTACTTCATACTTAATGGTATATGGAACTGAGGCAGTCATACCTGATGAATGGGTTAGAAAGAGAATTGATCAGTTAACTTTGATTGACGAGAAGAGAATGGTTTTCATTTTTCATGGTCAACTTTATCGATAG